A single window of Actinomycetota bacterium DNA harbors:
- a CDS encoding ribonuclease H-like domain-containing protein has protein sequence MRAYLDIETSFDGKVTVVGIYRPSRDFTQFIRPKIEAEAILDFLDGAETIITFNGLRFDLPVIEKEFGLKLATSFNQAD, from the coding sequence TTGAGAGCCTATCTTGACATAGAGACGTCTTTTGACGGCAAGGTGACGGTCGTCGGCATATACCGGCCAAGCCGGGATTTTACGCAGTTCATAAGGCCTAAAATAGAAGCCGAAGCTATCCTTGATTTTTTGGATGGGGCCGAGACGATCATAACCTTCAATGGCCTACGCTTCGATCTTCCGGTGATCGAGAAGGAGTTTGGGCTGAAACTTGCCACCTCCTTCAATCAGGCCGATC